From the genome of Streptomyces sp. V2I9:
GGCCGGGGATCTGCTGGGCCGTCCGCTCACGGAGCTGATCGGCGACGAGCAGTGGGCCCTGGTCCGGGAGAGCACGTCGGTCCTGGAGGCCGCGGTGGACCCGGCGTCGCCCGAGACGGGCCCGGACGGCGGTGCGCAGGACGGGCCCGCCTCTTCCGGCGTGCTGGCCCTGACGGTGAGGGGCGAGGGCGGGCCCCGGTCGTACGACGTGACCGTGCACCGCAACGGGGACCTGCTGGTGCTGGAGTTCGAACCCCGTGCCGTGGACGGGCCGTTCGTGTTCCAGAACTTCTACCCCAGGGTGCGGCGGGCCCTGCAGAAGCTCCAGGGGGCGTCCGACGTCACCGCGTGCTGTACGGCCGCGGTCCGCGAGGTCCAGGCGCTCACCGGGTACGACCGGGTGGTGGCGTACCGCTTCGACGGCCGCGACGGGCCCGGCCAGGTGATCGCGGAGGCGCGCAACGAGGGACGCGAGCCATGGCTCGGGCTGTGGTTCCCGGCCGCCGACATCCCGCCGCAGGCTCGCCGCCTCTATGCCCGCAACTGGATCCGGGTCATCGGTGACGTGGACGACCGCACGGTGGGGCTCGTCCCCGGGCTGCGGGAGAGGACGGGGCAGCCGCTGGACCTCTCGGCGTCCGTGCTGCGGACCGTCTCCGGCTACCACCTGGAGTACCTCCGCAACATCGGGGTGGCCTCCTCCATGTCCGTATCGCTGCTGCACGACGGGGAGTTGTGGGGGCTGATCGCCTGCCACGGCGACGAGCCGATGCGGCTGACGCCCGAAGTGCGGGCGGCGTGCGAGTTCTTCGGGATCGCGCTGTCCCTGCAACTGGCCGCCGTCGCCGGGCGCGAGGAGGCGGACGAGCTGGCCCGCAGCCGCCGGACGCTCGCCACGCTGCTGGCCCGGTCGGCCTCCCTGGCCCCGGACGCGTTGATGCGGCCGGGGTCCGGAATGGCCGAACTGCTCGACGCGGACGGGGCGGTACTGCTGCGGGCCGCGGAGACGCTGACGGCGGGGGACCCCGTGCCCGAGGCGCTGCCCGGACTGCTGGCCCGGCTGGCACGGGAGGCGCCGGTCGGGGAGGTGTGGAGCACCGACCGGCTCCCCGAGGTGCTGGGTCTGGAGCGGGAGGAGGCGGAGGAGCGGGGGGTGCCCGCCGGACTCCTCTTCCTGCCGTTCAACCGGGACGGCGACCTGCTGGCCTGGTGGCGCCACGAACAGCCCGCGCCTCGGGAGTGGGCGGCGGACCCGGCCCGCCCGGTGCGGACGGGGCCGGGAGGCGAGCGGCTGACCCCGCGCGGTTCGGCGGCGGTCTACCGGGCGACCGTACGGGGGCGGAGCATCCCGTGGAGCCCGGCCCAGCGGGTGGTCGCCGCCGAGCTGTGGCGGGAGGTGTCGGGACTGCTGTCCCGGCAGGTGGTGGCGCTGGAGGCGCGGAACACGGAACTGTCCCGGACCAACGAGGACCTGGACTCGTTCGCGCACGCGGCGGCCCACGACCTCAAGGAGCCGCTGCGGGGGATCTCGAACGCCGCGGCGTTCATCGTCGAGGACGCCGGAGCCGTCCTGGACGCGACGTCCCTGCGCCGCCTGACCACCGTACGGCGGCTCGCGGAGCGCATGGACGGGCTGCTCGACTCCCTGCTGCACTTCTCCCGCCTGGGGCAGGTGGGCCTGGTGCGGGAGACGCTGTCGGTGGACGAGGTGCTCGACGACGCGCTGGAGGTGGCCGGGGGGCGGCTCGCCGAGCGCGGGGTGACGCTGGTGCGCCCGGAGCCCCTGCCCCGGCTGCGGGCGGACCGGGAGCGGCTGCGCGAGGTGCTGGAGAACCTGCTCGTGAACGCGGCCAAGTACGCGGCCGACGAGGGCACGGGGGAGCGCCGGGTGTGGATCGAGGCGGTACGGGTCCCGGCGCCGGCCGACGACGGTACGCGCGGAGAGGGGGGCGGCGACCCGGACGCGGGCGCGGACGGCGGCACGGTGACGGCTCTCGTCGTCCGGGACAACGGCATCGGCATCCCGGCCGGGCAGCAGACGGACGTCCTTCAGCTGTTCCGGCGGCTGCACCGCCGTGACGAGCGGGGCGGCGGTTCGGGCGTCGGCCTCGCCGTGGTCAAGCGGATCGTGGAACGGCACGGGGGCCGCCTGTGGCTGGAGAGCCCGGCCCCCGCACCGGACCCCGACTGCGGCGGCGGTCCCGGCACGGCCGTCTGGTTCACGCTGGGGGAGCGGCCGGAGGGCCGACCGTGATCGCGCCGTCCGGCTCGCGGGGCAGCCAGTAGTCGACCGCTCCCTGAAGGACGGTCCGGAACAGCTCGAAGTTGACCGGCTTGTAGATGTAGCTGTCCGCGCCCGCCGCGTAGCAGGCGTCCTCCTCGGCGGAGGCCGTGGAAGAGGTGAAGACGACCACGGTCAGCGACGCGCACGCGGTGTGGGCGCGCAGCTGCGACAGCAGCGTCAGGCCGTCCACGCCCGGCATGTTCAGGTCGAGGAGCAGCAGGTCCGGGGTCCGGGCGTCCGGGTCCAGGAGGCGCGGGAGCACCGCCTCGCTGCGCGGGGTGAACTCCAGGTCCACCAGGGGGCGCGAGCGGGACAGGGCGCGCTGGATGGCCTCGGTGTCCTCCTCCGAGTCCTCGACCACCAGGATCAGTCCGTCACCGGTCATCGCGTCGCCGCCTGTTCGAGCTGGGCTTCCAGGGGGGTCAGGTCCTCGGAGGATGCCGGGTCCCCGGAGGGCGAGGTGCCGTTCCAACGGGCCACGAGCAGGGCGATGTCGTCCTGCCCGGAGGCGCGGAAGGTCCTGGCCTGCCGGGCCAGGGTCTCCGCGATACGGGCGGCGTCGCCGCCGCGCAGGGCCGAGAGGCGCTGCGGCAGGACGCTCTCGAAGAACGTGCCGTCCGCCTCCCGCGCCTCCGTCAGCCCGTCGGTGAACAGCACGAGGGCGTCGCCGGGGCCCAGGGAGTCCTCGTGGCTCTCGTACGCCACGTCGTCCAGGACGCCGAGGAGCAGCCCGCCGGAGACGATCTCGCCGATGGAGCCGTCCGCGCGGAGCACCAGGGGGCGGGGGTGTCCGGCGCTGCACGTGGTGAGCAGAGCGGTGCCGTCGGTGCGGGGCGTCATCGTCACGACGACCGCGGTGAGGAAGCGGCTCGCCCTCTCCTGGCGCAGCGCCCGGTTGAGACGGCTCAGCGCGGTGCCCGGTTCGGTGCCCTCCTCCAGGAGGGTGCGCAGGGTGTGCCGGGCCAGCCCGGTGAGGGCGGCGGCCTCCGCGCCGCGCCCGCAGACGTCGCCGATGAGCACGGCGATGCTGCCGTCGGGGCGGGGCACGGCGTCGTAGAAGTCGCCGCCGACGTCGAGCATCGGGTCGCCGACCTCGTAGCTCGCCGACAGGTCCCACCCCGGCGCGGCCGGGAGCGTCGAGGGGAGCAGGTGCTCCTGGAGCGAGAGGACGGCGTGGCGGCGCATCTCGTACAGCAGGGCGTTGTCGATGGCGAGGGCGGCGCGGGAGGCGAGACTGTCGAGGAAGGCGGTGCCGGGCAGCCGGTCCTCGGCGCGCTGGTAGATGAAGGTGATGGTGCCCACGACGCGGTCGCGGGCGCGCAGGGTGCTGACGCTGACCACCGTGGGGTGGGGGTCGGCCGGTCCCGGCCCGGCGGGGGCGGACGTGGCGAACGGGGACCCTTCGAGGGCGGCGCCGCTCAGGAAGACCGCCTGGTCGGCGTCGCCGCGGCGGTCGAGCAGGGCCGCCAGCCACGGGTCGTCGCGGCCCACGGCCTCCAGTGCGCGCTGCTGCCGCACGGCCACATGGGTGGCGGCGACGAACTCGGGCCCGTCCTGGCGCAGCAGGTGGACGAGGCAGCCCTCCGCGACGGCCGGGACCGCTATCCGGGCCACCCGTCTGAGGGTGTCCTCGACGTCGAGGGACGAGTCCATCTGGAGCGACGCCTCGGCGAGCAGCGCGTCGGAGGCGGCCCGCCGGGCCTCACGTCCGCGCTGGAGGATGCCGGTGTGGCAGGCGACGATGACGTCGACGGCCTGCGCCAGGCGGCGGGCCACGCCTTCCGTGTCGGCCGAGGGGTCAACGGCGAGGCTGAGCGCCGCCCAGCCACGCCGGTCGAGCCGGAACGTGCACGCCACCACGGCGGCCCCCGGCGACTGCCGCAGGAACTCCGCCTCCGGCCACGCCCCGTCGTCGAGACCGGCGACGGCGGTCCGGGTCACGACCGGCTCCCCGTCGGGTTCGCGGGCGGCTGCCCCCGGCATCGAACGGGCCGCCGCGACGATCACCGGGGTGTCGCTCCCGGCGCTGAGGGCCCGCATGTACCGCAGGGTCGCGTCCTCGTCCCATCGGGTGCCCACGACGAGGTGGACGCCCGGAGTGGCGAGGAGCGGCGCGTAGACGTCGTCCGCCAGCGCGCCGACCTCCTCGGCCCGCGAAGCGGCCTGCCAGAGCCGGTGCAGCGCACCGGACCAGGCGTCGTCGCCCGTACCTCTGCCCATGCCCTGCCCTCCTCCGCTGTTCGTCGGCCGCCCGTGTCCGTTCCCTGTCTGGCCCAGTATGACCGGAGGGCCGGGATTCCGATCTGGGACCGGAGCGGCCGGACACGGGCAGCGCGCGTGGACCGACCTGATGCGTACATGGCGTGAACGGGGCGTGCCGGGCGGGTGGCGAGCCGAGGTCGAGCCGGGAGACGGCCGACCGGACCCCGGCGATGATCCTTCGCGGGAGCCCGCCGAGCCGGGGACCGCCTGATGGCCGGCAGCCGAACGCCGTTAGCATGGCCCCGAATTCCCGCCCCCGGAAGACAAGTTGTCCGGCGAGGCACGAACGGCATCGACACATGGGGAAGGGTGGACGAGCGCGCGAGGTCTTTGGCGGCCGCGGGCGGCCCTGGGCGAGGGCCCGTTCGCCAGGGGCGCCATGTCGCACATCCGATCACCACGGGGAGCGCGCGGCCGGCCGGACCATGGCCCCGTGCCGCAGGCAGCAGGCGGGGGAAATGAGCTCATCACGTGTGCAGGCGCTACAGCCTGGAGACCCCTCTCAACTGGGGCATTACCAACTGCTGGGCCGTATCGGTGCCGGCGGCATGGGCCGGGTGTATCTCGGCCGTTCCGTGAGCGGCCGGCTGGTGGCGGTGAAGACGCTCCTCACGGAGGAGGAGGCAGGGCAGTTCGACCGGCGTCGCTTCGCACGGGAGGTGGCACTGGCTCGCAGGGTGAACGGAGTCTTCACCGTGTCCGTGGTGGACGGGGACGCCGAAGCCGTCGTGCCGTGGATGGCCACGGAGTACGTACCGGCACCGTCTCTGGCCGACCTCGTTCAGCGCGCCGGAGCCCTTCCCTCCGATGCTGTGCGCTGGCTCGCCGCGGGGATGGCCGAAGCGTTGACGGACCTGCACCGTGCCGGGATCGTCCACCGGGATGTGAAGCCCGGCAACACGCTGCTGCCGCTCACCGGCCCGCGCCTTCTCGACTTCGGCATCTCCCACGCCACGGACCTGACCCGGACCACGCTGACTCTGGGCACGATCGCGTTCAGCTCCCCCGAGCAGGCCCGCGGCGAACAGTCGACCGCCGCGTCGGACGTGTACTCGCTCGGCGCCACCCTCTTCTTCCTCGCTGTCGGCCGGCCACCGTACGCGGCGGACGCCGATGCCCTGCGGCTGCTCGCCCACGTACAGCGCGGGGAACTCGACCTGACCGGTCTCCCCGGCGAACTCGACACGCTCATCCGGCCCTGCCTGGCCCTCGCGCCGGAAGCCAGGCCGAGCCCGGCGGACCTGTTGTCGGCCGCGGCGCTCGTCCCTCTGCTCGGGGCCGGAAGTCTGCCGCCGGCGTGGACCGCCATGATCAGCGACCACAGCGGACGCGGAGCCCCGGAGCCGATACCCGCGGCCGTTCCCGTGGCGGACAGTGCCGAATCTTTCCACCGGGCGGTCACGAGCACCGCCCCTCCACCGGTGCCGGGCCCGCCGCGGACAGGCACGTCCGCCCCTCCTGTCCCGGCCCCGCCACGGACAGATCCTCCTGTCCTGCCCGTGCCCGTGCCCGACCCGCCGCAGGCAGGAGGCGTACGGCGTCGCGGCTTCCGCGGCCGGATCCTCGCCTGGTCCGCGGCCGTGACCGTACTGCTCGCTTCCCTGGGATTCGGCGGCTACAAGGTCTATTGGAACAACAGCGACGAGGGTCAGTCCTACGCCGCTGTCCGCGACTTCAAGATCGGTGACTGCCTGCGGGACTACAGGCTCGTCGTGGAGAAGGCCGACTGCTCCTCGGCGGAAGCGCACTACATCGCGTACGACAGGGTCGAGGGAGGCACGTGGTGCCCCGAGCAGCGGCAGAACTCCGGCCTGCGGGAGGAAGGCGACCTCTTCGTCGGAACGATCGAGCTGTGCGTCAAGCGCAACATCCATGTGGGCGAATGCGTCTACGCCCCCCGATTCCCGGACAGCGGTCGCATGGACAGCGGATTCCTCCTTGAGGACCCCGCCATGTGCGATCCGGGATATCTGGAGATCGTGAAGGCGATACCGCTGGAGGGCGGAGCCTCCGATCCCTCTCTTGTGTGCGGCGGAGTAGGCCCGATCCACTCCATCCATGAGGGGACCGTGTACTGCCTGAAGAGGATTGCCCGGGCCGGTGCTTCCTGAGAGCCCAGCCGTTCACGGGAGGAAGCCGGAGGAAGTCGCGCCGGTAGGCCGTACCGGGAGTCGCCCCGGTAGGCCGTACCGCGCGGTCGTTCCGTAGCCGTACGTCGGGCCGTTCCGGTTCGACGTACGGCTGTGGGCATGGAGTTCTCGGGGCCCGCGTGCGCCGTGGCGCGGCTACGGGCGGGTGACCACCTTGATGTTGAAGGTGTGGGAGCCCACCCCGCCCGCGATCCCCATGAACAGGAACGCGAAGTGCTCCTGGCCGCGTGCGGTCGTGATGCCGCCGATGTCGAGCTGGGAGGAGGCAGGCCAGCCGAGGTCGGCGAGCAGCCTTCCGGTGGTGGCCTTGGCCTCGGGATCGTCGCCGGACAGGAAGACGGTGCCCGGCTCGGTGAGGTCGCCCGGCGCGACCATGGTGGTCGAGTCCATCGTGCAGAGCGTCTTGACGACGGGGGTGAGCGGGAACGCCTCCTGGATCAGTTCGCCCAGGCTGCTGTTGGGATGGGTGAGGGCGCTGAAGTCGTCGGACAGGCCGACCCCGACATCGATCAGCAGCGTGCCGGCCAGGGCCGGCGCACCGATGGAGCGGAGCAGGTCCACGGAGACGCCGCCGGGGGTGGCGTTGACGAGGACTTCTGCGTGCGCGGCGGTCTCGTCCAGCCCCGCGACCGGCAGACCGAGGTCGCCACGCTCCCGTGGATGACGCGATCCGAGGAGGACGTCGTGCCCTGCGGCGCGCCAGCCGTGGGCCAGGGCGCGGGCGACATTTCCGGTGCCGAGCAGTCCGATTCGCATGAGGCCGAAGCTAGTTGGCGATCTCCGGGGGCGTATCGGGCCGGAGACGGGGGCAGACCGGCACCTGAGACGTAGTCCGCCGGGCGCGGTGCCGGGCTTGTGGCCACCTTGGTGTGGTCACCTTGGTGTCCGGTGCGGTGGTGATGCCGCTGATGCCGAGCGGGGAGGAGACGGGGGCGAGCAGGGCGGGAAGTCGTCCGGTGCCGGTGGAGATGTGACCTCAGCCCCCAACGGCCCGCCCCCGCATGCGCGGGGACGACTCGTCCGGCTCCGCCCCCGCCGCGTGGTCCGGCGGAACACCCCCGCGTGCGCGGGGACGACAGTTCGTGACCTGCGGGTTTAGGTGGCGGAGTGGCGGTTTTTACTTACTTCTTGAGAAACCGGCATATCTGGACTTCCATCATGGAACGGTCACGCGTGTGATTCGGCTGGTGCCATTCTGCCTGCTGCCAGCCTGGTCGATCCGGCTTCGGCGCAAGAGGCGGGGTTACGCGACTCGTAGGCGTGGTTCGGGGTGTGGGTGGTGGTGCAGATGCTCTGCACCTCAGGGGTGATGTGGTGGGTTGGCCTGCTGGTCGGGGTCAGACGGGTTTGAGGAGGCTGCGGAGGTTGGCCATGTGGGCTTTGACGGTGGCGATTTCGGCGGGGCTGGGTGTGGTGGTGTCGTTGCCGGTGTGGGCTTGGTGGCAGGGGCGGCAGAGTCCGTCCGGGAGTGCTTCCGGTGGGCCGGGGCGGCCGCAGTTGGTGCATTCGATGAGGAT
Proteins encoded in this window:
- a CDS encoding ATP-binding protein, encoding MSDDVRGWLTPRAVTAEAGVSQEFDLSQCVREPIHLLGGVQSYGVLIAARLDDAVVDTVSRNAADVLGRAAGDLLGRPLTELIGDEQWALVRESTSVLEAAVDPASPETGPDGGAQDGPASSGVLALTVRGEGGPRSYDVTVHRNGDLLVLEFEPRAVDGPFVFQNFYPRVRRALQKLQGASDVTACCTAAVREVQALTGYDRVVAYRFDGRDGPGQVIAEARNEGREPWLGLWFPAADIPPQARRLYARNWIRVIGDVDDRTVGLVPGLRERTGQPLDLSASVLRTVSGYHLEYLRNIGVASSMSVSLLHDGELWGLIACHGDEPMRLTPEVRAACEFFGIALSLQLAAVAGREEADELARSRRTLATLLARSASLAPDALMRPGSGMAELLDADGAVLLRAAETLTAGDPVPEALPGLLARLAREAPVGEVWSTDRLPEVLGLEREEAEERGVPAGLLFLPFNRDGDLLAWWRHEQPAPREWAADPARPVRTGPGGERLTPRGSAAVYRATVRGRSIPWSPAQRVVAAELWREVSGLLSRQVVALEARNTELSRTNEDLDSFAHAAAHDLKEPLRGISNAAAFIVEDAGAVLDATSLRRLTTVRRLAERMDGLLDSLLHFSRLGQVGLVRETLSVDEVLDDALEVAGGRLAERGVTLVRPEPLPRLRADRERLREVLENLLVNAAKYAADEGTGERRVWIEAVRVPAPADDGTRGEGGGDPDAGADGGTVTALVVRDNGIGIPAGQQTDVLQLFRRLHRRDERGGGSGVGLAVVKRIVERHGGRLWLESPAPAPDPDCGGGPGTAVWFTLGERPEGRP
- a CDS encoding response regulator; amino-acid sequence: MTGDGLILVVEDSEEDTEAIQRALSRSRPLVDLEFTPRSEAVLPRLLDPDARTPDLLLLDLNMPGVDGLTLLSQLRAHTACASLTVVVFTSSTASAEEDACYAAGADSYIYKPVNFELFRTVLQGAVDYWLPREPDGAITVGPPAAPPA
- a CDS encoding NADPH-dependent F420 reductase, translated to MRIGLLGTGNVARALAHGWRAAGHDVLLGSRHPRERGDLGLPVAGLDETAAHAEVLVNATPGGVSVDLLRSIGAPALAGTLLIDVGVGLSDDFSALTHPNSSLGELIQEAFPLTPVVKTLCTMDSTTMVAPGDLTEPGTVFLSGDDPEAKATTGRLLADLGWPASSQLDIGGITTARGQEHFAFLFMGIAGGVGSHTFNIKVVTRP
- a CDS encoding serine/threonine-protein kinase, coding for MSSSRVQALQPGDPSQLGHYQLLGRIGAGGMGRVYLGRSVSGRLVAVKTLLTEEEAGQFDRRRFAREVALARRVNGVFTVSVVDGDAEAVVPWMATEYVPAPSLADLVQRAGALPSDAVRWLAAGMAEALTDLHRAGIVHRDVKPGNTLLPLTGPRLLDFGISHATDLTRTTLTLGTIAFSSPEQARGEQSTAASDVYSLGATLFFLAVGRPPYAADADALRLLAHVQRGELDLTGLPGELDTLIRPCLALAPEARPSPADLLSAAALVPLLGAGSLPPAWTAMISDHSGRGAPEPIPAAVPVADSAESFHRAVTSTAPPPVPGPPRTGTSAPPVPAPPRTDPPVLPVPVPDPPQAGGVRRRGFRGRILAWSAAVTVLLASLGFGGYKVYWNNSDEGQSYAAVRDFKIGDCLRDYRLVVEKADCSSAEAHYIAYDRVEGGTWCPEQRQNSGLREEGDLFVGTIELCVKRNIHVGECVYAPRFPDSGRMDSGFLLEDPAMCDPGYLEIVKAIPLEGGASDPSLVCGGVGPIHSIHEGTVYCLKRIARAGAS
- a CDS encoding PP2C family protein-serine/threonine phosphatase; its protein translation is MGRGTGDDAWSGALHRLWQAASRAEEVGALADDVYAPLLATPGVHLVVGTRWDEDATLRYMRALSAGSDTPVIVAAARSMPGAAAREPDGEPVVTRTAVAGLDDGAWPEAEFLRQSPGAAVVACTFRLDRRGWAALSLAVDPSADTEGVARRLAQAVDVIVACHTGILQRGREARRAASDALLAEASLQMDSSLDVEDTLRRVARIAVPAVAEGCLVHLLRQDGPEFVAATHVAVRQQRALEAVGRDDPWLAALLDRRGDADQAVFLSGAALEGSPFATSAPAGPGPADPHPTVVSVSTLRARDRVVGTITFIYQRAEDRLPGTAFLDSLASRAALAIDNALLYEMRRHAVLSLQEHLLPSTLPAAPGWDLSASYEVGDPMLDVGGDFYDAVPRPDGSIAVLIGDVCGRGAEAAALTGLARHTLRTLLEEGTEPGTALSRLNRALRQERASRFLTAVVVTMTPRTDGTALLTTCSAGHPRPLVLRADGSIGEIVSGGLLLGVLDDVAYESHEDSLGPGDALVLFTDGLTEAREADGTFFESVLPQRLSALRGGDAARIAETLARQARTFRASGQDDIALLVARWNGTSPSGDPASSEDLTPLEAQLEQAATR